In Paracoccus methylovorus, a genomic segment contains:
- the uvrC gene encoding excinuclease ABC subunit UvrC: MTDSPPEMRAAKTGHALIQDYLRTLDGSPGVYRMLDAQGAVLYVGKARNLRARVSNYARGAGHSARIARMIRETCSMMFLTTRTETEALLLEQNLIKQLKPRYNVLLRDDKSFPNILVAKSHPFAQIKKHRGAKAEKGDYYGPFASAGAVNRTLNQLQRVFLLRSCTDATFSSRTRPCLLYQIKRCSAPCVGRIGLDDYNALVADAELFLQGKSTAIQAQLAREMTVASEAMEYERAAALRDRIKALTAVQSVQAINPRGVAEADVIALHMEAGQACVQVFFIRGNQSWGNRDFYPKLNGVESADEVMQAFLAQFYDGKVPPRLILLSHGIEDPDLMTDALSEKAGRKVVLGIPRRGEKAELVENALRNARESLARRMSESAAQLRLLEGLTEAFDLPAPPQRIEIYDNSHIQGTNAVGGMVVAGPEGWIKSQYRKFNIKGTEITPGDDFGMMKEVLTRRFSRLLKEDPDRQTDSWPDLLLIDGGAGQVSAVHEIMADLGVEDIPMIGVAKGEDRDHGKEEFHRPGQRPFALRMNDPVLYFIQRLRDEAHRWAIGTHRAKRAKATMANPLDEIAGIGAARKRALLAHFGSAKAVSRAGLADLVAVEGISESMAQKIVDHFHKG; the protein is encoded by the coding sequence ATGACCGATTCCCCCCCAGAAATGCGTGCCGCCAAAACCGGCCATGCGCTGATCCAGGACTATCTAAGGACGCTCGACGGTTCGCCGGGTGTCTACCGGATGCTGGATGCGCAGGGGGCGGTGCTTTACGTCGGCAAGGCGCGCAACCTCAGGGCTCGGGTTTCGAACTATGCGCGCGGCGCGGGGCATTCGGCACGGATCGCACGGATGATCCGCGAAACCTGCTCGATGATGTTCCTGACCACGCGCACCGAGACCGAGGCGCTGCTGCTGGAACAGAACCTCATCAAGCAGCTCAAGCCGCGCTACAACGTGCTTTTGCGCGACGACAAGTCGTTCCCGAATATTCTGGTGGCCAAGTCGCACCCTTTTGCCCAGATCAAGAAGCATCGTGGCGCCAAGGCGGAAAAGGGCGATTATTACGGCCCCTTTGCCAGTGCCGGGGCGGTGAACCGGACCTTGAACCAGCTTCAGCGGGTGTTCCTGCTGCGCTCTTGCACCGATGCGACGTTCAGCAGCCGGACGCGGCCCTGCCTGCTTTACCAGATCAAGCGGTGCAGCGCACCTTGCGTCGGCCGGATCGGGCTTGATGACTACAACGCGCTGGTGGCCGATGCCGAGCTGTTCCTGCAAGGCAAGTCCACCGCGATTCAGGCCCAGTTGGCACGCGAAATGACCGTGGCCAGCGAGGCGATGGAATACGAACGCGCCGCCGCCTTGCGCGACCGCATCAAGGCGCTGACCGCCGTGCAGTCGGTGCAGGCGATCAACCCGCGCGGCGTGGCCGAGGCGGATGTGATCGCCCTGCATATGGAGGCCGGGCAAGCCTGCGTGCAGGTGTTTTTCATCCGTGGCAACCAAAGTTGGGGGAACCGGGACTTCTACCCGAAACTCAACGGCGTCGAGTCCGCCGACGAGGTGATGCAGGCGTTCCTGGCGCAATTCTATGATGGCAAGGTGCCGCCACGGCTGATCCTGCTGTCGCATGGGATCGAAGACCCGGACCTGATGACCGATGCGCTGTCGGAAAAGGCTGGCCGCAAGGTTGTCTTGGGCATCCCCCGGCGCGGCGAAAAAGCCGAACTGGTGGAAAACGCCCTGCGCAATGCCCGCGAAAGCCTTGCCCGCCGCATGTCGGAAAGCGCTGCCCAACTGCGACTGCTGGAGGGGCTGACCGAGGCCTTCGACCTGCCCGCCCCGCCGCAGCGCATCGAGATCTATGACAACAGCCATATCCAGGGCACCAATGCGGTTGGCGGCATGGTGGTGGCCGGACCCGAGGGCTGGATCAAAAGCCAGTATCGCAAGTTCAATATCAAGGGCACCGAAATCACCCCGGGCGACGATTTCGGCATGATGAAAGAGGTGCTGACCCGCCGCTTTTCACGCCTGCTCAAAGAGGACCCCGACCGTCAGACCGACAGTTGGCCCGATCTTTTGCTGATCGACGGCGGGGCGGGGCAGGTTTCGGCGGTGCATGAGATCATGGCCGATCTGGGGGTCGAGGATATTCCGATGATCGGCGTCGCCAAGGGCGAGGACCGCGACCACGGGAAAGAGGAATTCCACCGCCCCGGCCAGCGTCCCTTTGCCCTGCGTATGAACGATCCGGTACTGTATTTCATCCAGCGCCTGCGGGACGAGGCGCATCGCTGGGCAATCGGGACGCATCGCGCCAAGCGGGCCAAGGCCACGATGGCCAACCCGCTGGACGAGATCGCTGGCATCGGCGCAGCGCGCAAGCGCGCTCTGCTGGCGCATTTCGGCAGCGCCAAGGCGGTCAGCCGCGCTGGTCTGGCCGATCTGGTCGCGGTCGAGGGGATCAGCGAATCCATGGCGCAAAAGATCGTGGATCACTTTCACAAGGGCTGA
- a CDS encoding nuclear transport factor 2 family protein encodes MEDTVRQFFTRYERLFGQALAGQADMQDIAALYAPEFVAASPAGVRAGRNDDQLKQAMAQGYEHYRAIGTKAMTIREIRLSPMDALHCVAHVSWRAVYDRGEAPDVQIEFEVHYLVQILDGTPKVFGWVSGDEQALLKQHGIIAD; translated from the coding sequence ATGGAAGACACTGTCCGACAGTTCTTTACCCGCTACGAACGCCTGTTTGGGCAGGCGCTGGCTGGTCAGGCGGACATGCAGGACATTGCCGCCCTCTATGCGCCCGAATTCGTCGCAGCCTCTCCGGCGGGGGTAAGGGCGGGTCGCAACGACGACCAGCTAAAGCAAGCCATGGCGCAGGGGTATGAGCATTATCGCGCCATCGGCACCAAAGCGATGACGATCCGTGAGATCCGCCTTTCGCCCATGGACGCGCTGCACTGCGTGGCCCATGTCAGTTGGAGGGCGGTTTATGATCGCGGCGAGGCCCCCGACGTGCAGATCGAGTTCGAGGTGCATTACCTCGTCCAGATTCTTGACGGCACGCCCAAGGTCTTTGGCTGGGTATCGGGCGATGAACAGGCGCTGCTGAAACAGCACGGCATCATCGCCGATTGA
- a CDS encoding ABC-type transport auxiliary lipoprotein family protein — MMRLTVALLVLTMTLPGCAALSALKGEPDRDVFELRPPSDVPRQCGQGRRAELVIEPPKTRGTLDTDRIMIRPNELQTQYLPDARWGDTVPVTLQTLLVRGFGVYDAFTHVGRAPLGTSGDYALISEINDFNAEVVGQGAIIRLSVNAQMVNEMDARVVSRGRFTATAEAPTTRTADLIPAFDAAGQQLVTQMTDWGLRAVGVNPARCR; from the coding sequence ATGATGCGCCTTACCGTCGCCCTTCTTGTCCTGACCATGACCCTGCCGGGCTGCGCCGCACTGAGCGCGCTGAAGGGAGAGCCTGACCGCGACGTGTTTGAACTGCGCCCGCCCTCGGATGTGCCGCGGCAATGCGGGCAGGGCCGGCGGGCGGAGCTGGTAATCGAGCCGCCCAAAACGCGCGGCACGCTGGATACCGACCGCATCATGATCCGCCCAAACGAGTTGCAGACGCAATACCTGCCCGACGCGCGCTGGGGCGACACGGTGCCGGTGACTTTGCAGACCTTGCTGGTGCGCGGCTTTGGCGTTTACGACGCCTTTACCCATGTCGGCAGGGCACCATTGGGCACCTCGGGCGATTACGCGCTCATCAGTGAAATCAATGACTTCAATGCCGAGGTTGTGGGGCAGGGCGCGATCATCAGGCTGTCCGTCAATGCGCAGATGGTGAACGAGATGGATGCGCGCGTCGTTTCGCGCGGGCGGTTCACCGCGACGGCCGAGGCGCCGACGACGCGGACAGCCGACCTGATCCCGGCCTTTGACGCGGCCGGCCAGCAGCTTGTCACGCAGATGACCGATTGGGGGCTGCGTGCGGTGGGGGTGAACCCGGCTCGCTGCCGCTAG
- a CDS encoding MCE family protein — METKANYVLIGAFTIAGFLGLLLFLMWFAKLELDRQFAYYDIYFPEVSGLSVSSEVTFAGLSVGRVVNMQLSQSVNGAVRVRVEVAEDTPVRTDSRASIEIQGVTGVTAVAITAGRSDAPLLREVDPDSVPVIAANRSALQTLSDQGPEMVSRLNTVAEQLTQLLGDENQSRVSNILDNVERSSANLDKALADVTTATESIASAATDISAFGERLDGLSAAAETTLGNADTALAKFTESAAKVDTTLESGTALLDEVRTYVSGDLTSLTQRLDQTAATLQEDLSRLTTRADQSLDSLDAALEVGQRTLASAERAFDGADRVINSNVEPVVADLRVTLGKANEAIDRVAADLPEITGRLRDAADSADAAFASLRGMLDSARGPVQAFTRDGLPQFTRMASDLRTLVGNVNDLVTALRRNPSQIFSGPRAPEFRR; from the coding sequence ATGGAGACCAAGGCAAACTATGTCCTGATCGGAGCCTTTACCATCGCCGGCTTCCTGGGCCTGCTGTTGTTTCTGATGTGGTTCGCCAAGCTCGAACTGGACCGGCAGTTTGCTTATTACGACATCTATTTCCCGGAGGTGTCGGGGCTGAGCGTGTCGTCTGAGGTCACTTTCGCCGGGCTTTCCGTCGGCAGGGTCGTGAACATGCAGCTGTCGCAGAGCGTGAACGGCGCTGTCCGCGTGCGCGTCGAAGTGGCCGAAGATACGCCAGTGCGCACCGATTCCCGTGCCTCGATCGAGATACAGGGCGTCACGGGTGTGACCGCAGTGGCGATCACCGCAGGGCGGTCTGATGCGCCGCTGCTGCGCGAGGTGGACCCGGATTCGGTCCCGGTCATCGCGGCCAACCGCTCCGCCCTGCAAACCCTGTCCGATCAGGGCCCCGAGATGGTTTCGCGCCTCAATACCGTGGCCGAGCAACTGACCCAGCTTTTGGGCGACGAAAACCAAAGTCGGGTCAGCAACATTCTGGATAATGTGGAACGATCCAGTGCCAATCTGGACAAGGCGCTGGCCGATGTGACGACAGCGACCGAGTCCATCGCCTCGGCGGCCACGGATATCTCGGCTTTCGGTGAACGGCTGGACGGTCTCAGCGCCGCGGCCGAGACGACGCTTGGCAATGCCGATACCGCGCTGGCCAAGTTCACCGAAAGCGCGGCCAAGGTCGATACGACTTTGGAATCGGGCACAGCCCTGCTGGACGAGGTCCGCACCTATGTTTCGGGCGACCTGACCTCGCTGACGCAGCGCCTGGACCAGACAGCCGCCACCCTGCAAGAGGATCTGTCCCGGCTGACCACGCGGGCGGATCAAAGTCTGGATAGCCTTGATGCGGCGCTTGAGGTCGGGCAGCGGACGCTTGCCTCGGCCGAGCGGGCTTTTGACGGTGCCGACCGGGTTATCAACAGCAATGTTGAGCCGGTGGTGGCCGATCTGCGCGTGACGCTGGGCAAGGCGAACGAGGCCATTGATCGCGTCGCGGCCGACCTGCCCGAGATCACTGGTCGGCTACGCGATGCCGCCGACAGCGCTGACGCCGCCTTTGCCAGCCTGCGCGGGATGCTGGACAGCGCGCGCGGCCCGGTGCAGGCTTTCACCCGTGACGGGCTGCCGCAATTCACCCGCATGGCCAGCGACTTGCGGACGCTGGTCGGCAATGTGAACGATCTGGTCACGGCGCTGAGGCGTAACCCGTCGCAAATCTTCTCGGGGCCGCGTGCGCCCGAGTTTCGCCGTTGA
- a CDS encoding ABC transporter ATP-binding protein produces MSANIVEVRGLRTQFGRHVVHDGLDLDLRRGEILGVVGGSGTGKSVLLRTIVGLNRPAAGTVRVFGQDVGGLAGPAREALERRWGVMFQSGALFSSLTVRENVEVPLRAVPGLSPETRQGLAELKVSMAGLPWNANDKYPSDLSGGMKKRAGLARALALDPEIVFLDEPTAGLDPIGADAFDRLIVELRDALDLSVFLVTHDLDTLHACCDRIAVLAEKKVLVSGTMAEMLQVDHPWVHEYFHGPRARAALTTGRAKE; encoded by the coding sequence ATGAGCGCCAATATCGTCGAGGTCAGGGGGCTGCGCACCCAGTTCGGACGGCATGTCGTGCATGACGGGCTGGACCTCGATCTGCGGCGGGGCGAGATTCTGGGTGTGGTTGGTGGCTCTGGCACCGGGAAATCGGTGCTGCTGCGGACCATCGTCGGGCTGAACCGCCCGGCTGCCGGAACTGTGCGGGTTTTCGGGCAGGACGTGGGCGGGCTTGCCGGTCCCGCGCGCGAGGCGTTGGAGCGGCGCTGGGGCGTCATGTTCCAAAGCGGGGCGCTGTTTTCCTCGCTGACCGTGCGAGAGAATGTCGAGGTGCCGTTGCGTGCCGTGCCCGGGCTGTCGCCCGAGACGCGGCAGGGGCTGGCGGAACTCAAGGTTTCGATGGCCGGATTGCCGTGGAATGCGAACGACAAATACCCCTCGGACCTGTCGGGCGGCATGAAAAAGCGTGCCGGCCTTGCCCGTGCCCTGGCGCTGGACCCCGAGATCGTGTTTCTGGACGAACCGACGGCAGGGCTGGACCCCATTGGCGCCGATGCCTTTGACCGGCTGATCGTCGAGTTGCGTGACGCGCTGGACCTGTCGGTCTTTCTGGTCACGCATGACCTGGATACGCTGCATGCCTGTTGCGACCGTATCGCGGTGCTGGCGGAAAAAAAGGTGCTGGTCAGCGGCACCATGGCCGAGATGCTTCAGGTCGATCACCCTTGGGTGCATGAATATTTCCACGGCCCGCGCGCCCGCGCCGCCCTGACCACCGGCCGCGCAAAGGAGTAA
- a CDS encoding MlaE family ABC transporter permease, with translation MASLSADPKLGATASDGVMRLEGEFTVWTLGQLPPEAGTAHRLELSGLKRLDTAAAWYLVGREREGAGLEGLTTAHARLLDNVRQALPQPDTETAGRAGWRLMLEQTGRRVVAAVVFLREIAEYLGRFLAALVRGIRHPRDFRFTSLIWHCHETGLRAVPIVALMSFLIGVVLAFQGAAQLKQFGAEIFVIDLIAISILRELGILLTAIIVAGRTASALTASIGSMKMNEEIDAMRTLGLDPDMVLILPRVLALVITLPILGLVANISGLVGGALMSWIELGISPSLFRYRLLADTSVDHVIVGLSKAPVFALIIGIIGCHAGMKVGKDAESLGAETSRAVVNAIFAVIVVDALFSIFFAEVGI, from the coding sequence ATGGCCAGCCTTTCTGCCGATCCCAAGCTTGGCGCCACCGCTTCGGACGGTGTGATGCGGCTGGAGGGCGAGTTCACCGTCTGGACGCTGGGCCAATTGCCGCCCGAGGCCGGGACAGCGCATCGGCTGGAGTTGTCGGGGCTGAAACGCCTTGATACCGCCGCCGCATGGTATCTGGTCGGGCGTGAACGCGAGGGCGCGGGTCTTGAGGGGCTGACCACCGCGCATGCGCGGTTGCTCGACAATGTGCGGCAGGCACTGCCACAGCCCGACACGGAAACCGCTGGACGGGCAGGCTGGCGGCTGATGCTGGAACAGACCGGCCGCCGCGTGGTCGCCGCAGTGGTGTTCTTGCGCGAGATCGCTGAATATCTGGGCCGTTTTCTGGCTGCGCTCGTGCGCGGAATTCGGCATCCGCGCGATTTCCGTTTTACCTCTTTGATCTGGCATTGTCATGAAACCGGGCTGCGCGCCGTGCCGATCGTGGCGCTGATGTCCTTTCTGATCGGTGTCGTCCTGGCCTTTCAGGGCGCGGCGCAACTCAAGCAGTTCGGGGCCGAGATCTTTGTCATCGACCTGATCGCCATTTCGATCCTGCGTGAATTGGGCATATTGCTGACGGCGATTATCGTTGCGGGTCGCACCGCTTCGGCGCTGACCGCCTCGATCGGCTCGATGAAGATGAACGAGGAAATCGACGCCATGCGCACCTTGGGGCTGGACCCCGACATGGTGCTTATCCTGCCGCGCGTGCTGGCTTTGGTGATTACGCTGCCGATTCTGGGGCTGGTTGCGAATATCTCCGGGCTGGTCGGCGGTGCGCTGATGTCGTGGATCGAACTGGGCATCTCGCCCTCGCTGTTTCGCTACCGGCTGCTTGCGGATACCAGCGTCGATCATGTCATCGTCGGCCTGTCCAAGGCGCCGGTTTTCGCGCTGATCATCGGTATCATCGGGTGCCATGCCGGGATGAAGGTTGGCAAGGATGCGGAATCGCTGGGCGCCGAGACTTCGCGCGCCGTGGTCAACGCGATTTTCGCCGTGATCGTCGTCGATGCGCTGTTCTCGATCTTCTTCGCTGAGGTGGGGATATGA
- a CDS encoding LysR family transcriptional regulator, with protein sequence MHLELRHLRSLRAIHEQGGLARAAEVLHLTQSALSHQIKALEEQAGVELFLRRTKPLRLSAAGMRLLRTAERVLPLIEAAEAEFRAVELGRAGRLHMAMECHHCFDWLLPVLDQFRRAWPEVDLDIRSSLALKALPALQRGQVDMVISSDPEDIAGITFQPLFDYAPTMVVAAGHPLAAKGYAEPADLAGETLITYPMERPRLDVFSQFLDPAGVEPAHVRQVEQTAIALMLIASGRGVAVMPDWVLRAQARNPELALLPLGRHGMLRRLYAALRTEDLQQPYMAHILRLARTEPVRMMRGLAQG encoded by the coding sequence ATGCACCTTGAACTACGTCATCTGCGCAGCCTGCGCGCCATTCATGAGCAAGGGGGACTTGCCCGCGCGGCCGAGGTGTTGCACCTGACGCAATCGGCGCTGTCGCATCAGATCAAGGCGCTGGAGGAGCAGGCGGGAGTCGAACTGTTCCTGCGCCGCACCAAGCCCTTGCGGCTGTCGGCGGCAGGGATGCGGCTTTTGCGCACGGCTGAACGGGTATTGCCGCTGATCGAGGCCGCCGAGGCCGAGTTCCGGGCCGTCGAATTGGGCCGCGCCGGGCGTTTGCACATGGCGATGGAATGCCATCATTGCTTCGACTGGCTCTTGCCCGTGCTGGATCAGTTCCGCCGCGCCTGGCCCGAGGTCGATCTGGACATCCGATCCAGCTTGGCGCTGAAGGCGCTGCCGGCGTTGCAGCGAGGACAAGTGGACATGGTGATCTCGTCCGACCCGGAAGATATTGCCGGCATTACTTTTCAGCCGCTGTTCGACTATGCCCCGACCATGGTGGTCGCGGCCGGCCATCCGCTGGCCGCCAAGGGCTATGCCGAACCCGCCGATCTGGCGGGCGAGACGCTGATTACCTATCCGATGGAACGCCCGCGTCTGGACGTATTTTCACAATTCCTCGACCCGGCGGGGGTAGAGCCGGCCCATGTCCGGCAGGTCGAGCAGACGGCTATCGCGCTGATGCTGATCGCTTCGGGGCGCGGCGTGGCAGTGATGCCCGACTGGGTGCTGCGCGCGCAGGCCCGCAATCCCGAACTGGCGCTGCTGCCCTTGGGTCGCCACGGCATGTTGCGCCGGCTTTACGCGGCGCTGCGGACCGAGGATCTGCAACAGCCCTATATGGCACATATTCTGCGTCTGGCGCGGACCGAGCCGGTCAGGATGATGCGCGGTCTGGCACAGGGTTGA
- the metF gene encoding methylenetetrahydrofolate reductase [NAD(P)H] produces the protein MPTPATSPAVSFEFFPPRNLDQSFRLWETARALAPLGPDFVSVTYGAGGTTRQLTHEAVTALASHYGLNVAAHLTCVDATREETLQIVQDYAAAGVHEIVALRGDAPQGQDRFAPHPEGFANSAELIAAIAARGDMTIRCGAYPEPHPGSPDTAADVAWLKRKVDAGAASAITQFFFDAETYFRFRDSCVAAGIDAPIIPGILPIQSWAGTRRFAERCGTSVPKWAEDAFAATGKEGEATLALDICVKLCERLVKGGVDRLHFYTLNKPELVLKVCAALGIEPKGEFSRVA, from the coding sequence ATGCCCACGCCCGCGACCTCTCCGGCCGTCAGTTTCGAATTTTTTCCGCCCCGGAACCTCGATCAGTCGTTCCGCTTGTGGGAAACCGCGCGTGCGCTGGCACCGCTGGGCCCGGATTTCGTTTCGGTCACCTATGGCGCAGGCGGCACCACCCGGCAATTGACGCATGAGGCGGTGACCGCCCTGGCCAGCCATTACGGGTTGAACGTGGCCGCGCATTTGACCTGCGTGGATGCCACGCGCGAAGAAACGCTGCAGATCGTTCAGGACTATGCGGCCGCCGGTGTGCATGAGATCGTGGCGCTGCGTGGCGATGCGCCGCAGGGGCAGGATCGCTTTGCCCCCCACCCCGAAGGCTTTGCCAATTCGGCCGAACTGATCGCCGCCATCGCGGCACGCGGCGACATGACCATCCGCTGCGGCGCCTATCCCGAACCGCACCCCGGAAGCCCCGATACCGCCGCCGATGTCGCCTGGCTGAAGCGCAAGGTGGATGCCGGCGCAGCCTCTGCGATAACGCAGTTCTTCTTTGACGCCGAAACCTATTTCCGCTTTCGGGATTCTTGTGTCGCCGCCGGAATCGACGCGCCGATCATTCCCGGCATTCTGCCGATCCAAAGCTGGGCCGGCACGCGCCGCTTTGCCGAACGTTGCGGCACCTCGGTTCCCAAATGGGCCGAGGACGCCTTTGCCGCTACCGGCAAGGAAGGCGAGGCCACGCTGGCACTGGATATCTGTGTCAAGCTGTGCGAGCGGCTGGTCAAAGGCGGCGTGGACAGGCTGCACTTCTATACGCTGAACAAGCCCGAATTGGTGCTGAAGGTCTGCGCTGCACTGGGGATTGAGCCGAAAGGCGAGTTTTCCCGCGTGGCCTGA
- a CDS encoding DUF2235 domain-containing protein — translation MDGTFASLTEGRRSSIARIYALLSGEYGARPAPVRVHYAPGQQWEAWRTLPELAMGSTLERHICDAYAWLAREWRPGNPLFLFGYSRGAFAVRSLAGMIGRVGLLTHARASRRNVQQAWQLYRSGRDRLVGRLDPAICHPTVPIRMIGVFDTVMALGIRLPLLWMLTEPRFRFHDAHLGAEVEHGVQALALDETRAAFQPMIWDSASAPGRVEQMWFRGCHPDVGGQLSGLEYARPLANIPLVWMMSRAEQFGLPLPSDWRAHFSCDSTAPSVGSWRNWGKAFLARAPRLAGADPSEGLHPTVPRPYTGPALLTGALADAAPPRPRRRRIQVKSPASNAAGAEAVPLAAGGQPDTVASAGEQPDG, via the coding sequence ATGGATGGAACTTTCGCCTCGCTGACCGAGGGGCGAAGGTCCTCTATCGCCCGCATCTACGCTCTGCTGTCGGGTGAATACGGGGCGCGACCGGCGCCGGTCCGGGTGCATTACGCCCCCGGCCAGCAATGGGAGGCATGGCGCACGCTGCCCGAACTGGCGATGGGTTCGACGTTGGAGCGGCATATATGCGATGCCTATGCCTGGCTTGCGCGCGAATGGCGGCCGGGCAATCCCTTGTTCCTGTTCGGCTATTCCCGCGGCGCTTTTGCCGTGCGCTCGCTTGCGGGCATGATCGGGCGCGTGGGGTTGCTGACCCATGCCCGTGCGTCGCGCCGCAATGTGCAGCAGGCTTGGCAGCTTTACCGCAGCGGCCGCGACCGGCTGGTGGGGCGCCTTGATCCGGCGATATGCCATCCCACGGTGCCGATCCGCATGATCGGCGTGTTCGATACCGTGATGGCGCTGGGGATCAGGCTGCCGCTGCTGTGGATGCTGACCGAGCCGCGCTTTCGCTTTCACGACGCACATCTGGGTGCCGAGGTTGAACATGGCGTGCAGGCGCTGGCGCTGGACGAGACGCGGGCGGCGTTCCAACCGATGATCTGGGACAGCGCCTCGGCCCCCGGCCGGGTCGAGCAGATGTGGTTTCGGGGCTGCCATCCGGATGTGGGCGGCCAGCTTTCGGGGCTGGAATATGCGCGGCCCTTGGCCAATATCCCGCTGGTCTGGATGATGTCGCGGGCCGAGCAATTCGGCCTGCCACTGCCGTCCGATTGGCGCGCGCATTTTTCCTGCGATTCCACCGCGCCTTCGGTCGGTTCATGGCGCAACTGGGGCAAGGCTTTTCTGGCGCGCGCGCCGCGGCTGGCCGGGGCCGATCCGTCCGAGGGCCTGCATCCAACCGTGCCGCGCCCCTATACGGGCCCTGCGCTGCTGACCGGGGCGCTGGCCGACGCGGCCCCGCCGCGCCCACGTCGCCGGCGGATTCAGGTGAAATCGCCGGCGTCGAATGCGGCGGGGGCCGAAGCGGTCCCGCTGGCCGCTGGCGGGCAGCCCGACACGGTGGCCAGCGCGGGGGAACAGCCGGATGGCTGA
- a CDS encoding type III PLP-dependent enzyme, with protein sequence MGLTEGRGPKTVWSNPAEIIRRLAPENPVMVFAPSVLRASAQRFLRDFPGLVTYAVKSNPDEAVIRTLSAAGIKGFDVASPFEIDLIGRLTPDAARHYHNPVRSQAEITHAVEAGIKAWSVDSRSELEKIFARVPSGNCEISPRFKLPVLGAAYDFGSKFGATPELAAELLRAVADRGYIPSLTFHPGTQCTDPHAWESYITTAAEICDMAGVKARRLNVGGGFPSHRVTGVEPDLTAIFELIRRITDEAFGADAPQLVCEPGRGLCADAFSLITRVKAVRDGVNVFLNDGVYGGLFELPIVGNLDRLQVLTPEGTPREGEQMPRVIFGPTCDSVDRLPGELPLPADIQEGDYVIFHGAGAYSTVTNTRFNGFGLMAHMTVNALE encoded by the coding sequence ATGGGACTGACCGAGGGCCGCGGCCCCAAGACCGTCTGGAGCAATCCCGCCGAGATCATTCGCAGGCTGGCGCCGGAAAACCCGGTGATGGTCTTTGCGCCCTCGGTCCTGCGCGCCTCGGCGCAGCGTTTCCTGCGCGACTTTCCCGGCCTTGTCACCTATGCGGTCAAGTCGAACCCGGACGAGGCGGTCATCCGCACGCTTTCGGCCGCCGGAATCAAGGGGTTCGACGTGGCCTCGCCCTTTGAAATCGACCTGATCGGCCGTTTGACCCCGGATGCGGCGCGTCATTACCACAACCCCGTGCGCTCGCAGGCTGAAATCACCCATGCGGTCGAGGCAGGGATCAAGGCATGGTCGGTAGACAGCCGCTCGGAACTGGAAAAGATTTTTGCCCGTGTCCCGTCCGGGAACTGCGAGATTTCGCCCCGGTTCAAGCTGCCGGTGCTGGGTGCGGCCTATGATTTCGGCTCTAAATTCGGTGCGACGCCGGAACTGGCGGCAGAACTGCTGCGCGCTGTGGCGGATCGCGGCTATATCCCGTCGCTGACCTTCCATCCGGGCACGCAATGCACCGATCCGCATGCTTGGGAAAGCTATATCACCACCGCAGCCGAGATATGCGACATGGCAGGCGTCAAGGCGCGGCGGCTGAATGTGGGCGGTGGTTTTCCCTCGCATCGCGTGACGGGCGTGGAACCCGATCTGACCGCGATCTTTGAACTGATCCGCCGCATCACCGACGAAGCCTTTGGCGCCGACGCGCCGCAGCTTGTCTGCGAGCCGGGCCGGGGTCTTTGCGCCGACGCCTTTTCATTGATCACCCGGGTCAAGGCGGTGCGCGATGGGGTGAACGTATTCCTTAACGACGGCGTCTATGGCGGGCTGTTCGAGCTGCCCATCGTCGGCAACCTCGACCGGCTTCAGGTGCTGACGCCCGAGGGCACCCCGCGTGAGGGGGAACAAATGCCCCGCGTCATCTTTGGGCCCACTTGCGATTCGGTGGACAGGCTGCCGGGCGAGCTGCCCCTGCCGGCCGATATCCAGGAAGGCGACTATGTCATCTTTCACGGTGCAGGTGCCTATTCGACCGTCACCAACACCCGCTTCAACGGGTTTGGGTTGATGGCACACATGACCGTGAATGCACTTGAGTAG
- a CDS encoding Lrp/AsnC family transcriptional regulator: MDELDRGILAHLAQDARMSVAVLARRLKVARSTVQARLERLETSGAIAGYTLRLGDSAREHRIRATCLLTIEPRAQAAILARLRSLPEVERIHTTSGRVDLLLQLAAISTSQLDDVLDQIGGLTGVRSSESLIHLSTKLDRAT, translated from the coding sequence GTGGATGAACTTGATCGTGGGATTCTGGCTCATCTGGCGCAGGACGCCCGCATGTCCGTAGCGGTTCTGGCGCGCCGCCTCAAGGTGGCGCGTTCCACCGTGCAGGCGCGGCTGGAGCGGCTGGAAACCTCGGGCGCGATTGCAGGTTACACGCTGCGGCTGGGTGATTCCGCGCGCGAGCATCGCATCCGCGCCACCTGCCTTCTGACCATCGAGCCGCGCGCGCAGGCGGCGATTCTGGCCCGGCTGCGCAGCCTGCCCGAGGTCGAGCGGATCCATACCACCAGCGGGCGCGTCGATCTTTTGCTGCAACTGGCCGCGATATCGACCAGCCAGCTTGACGATGTGCTGGATCAGATCGGCGGATTGACCGGCGTTCGGTCAAGCGAGAGCCTGATTCACCTGTCAACCAAGCTGGACCGCGCCACCTGA